The Leishmania infantum JPCM5 genome chromosome 19 region GAAGTGCCGTCACGTCGATTAACAAACACATCAGCGCGCGACAGTGCCAGCGCTCCTCATGGTGGTCTCCTGCGATGGTGAACGATGAAGGGGAAGTAGGGTCTATATCTCATGCGATGAAGATGACATGCACAGagttggtgtgtgtggggaggaaCAGCAACTGCGGAGGCACCACCTTTAGAGAGACGACGGGAGCTCGTCACGTTGGCGCGAGACACGCATCGTCTGTggtttctctcctctccatTCGAAGGATCTCTCTGTCAGTGCGCAACGCGACACTTTTttcacccccttcccttcctttgACGTCTACCCTTCTTTGTGCTCACCCGACCTGACCGACTTGAATAGACAAGCAAGCGAACACACGTACAAGCTCCACGCACTTCAACAgctacacacgcacgcacacgtgctccATCACAGCGTAAGAAGTAACAAGACACCCTATTTCAGCTCTCTCCGTGTCGCACCGTGGAAAGGCGAGGGGAAGGCGCGGAGGGTATCCTTGAGCGTTCATATTGTTGGTGCCTTCTATTTGTGTCCCTTTCGGCTCTTCTCTATTCTATTCACAGCTCCACAACACGACGGTGATTAGACTCCCCCCGTcgtgtttttgttttcatAATTTTGCGCTTTTTGCACTTCGCACATAGCGTCGAAGAATCAGGAGAAATTATCACAAACAAGCGAGCGTTATTGCACAATGTCGGATCGACCaatcagcagctccgccagcgccgtgagTGAGGCCAGCCAGCCGCCGATGGAGGTGGCATATCCTCTGAatgaggaggtggaggtgcccGGGACGGATGGCGGCCTGTACAAGACAGTGCTGGTGGAGGGTGCGGGCTCGCAACCCGTGAAGGGGGCCAAGGTAACGGTCCACTATGTCGGcacgctgctggacggcaCAAAGTTTgacagcagccgcgacaGGGGTGACTGCTTTGAGTTCACCCTGGGCCGTGGCCAGGTCATCAAGGGCTGGGACAAGGGTGTGTCGACGATGCGGATTGGCGAGAAAGCGCTGTTGAGGTGTTCGCCGGAGTACGCTTACGGCGTCGCTGGCAGCCCCCCCACCATTCCTGCCAACGCCACGCTTCTCTTTGAGGTGGAGCTGTTCCATTGGACGCGCGAGGTCGACATCTCCGCTGCGAAGGACAAGTCCCTCATGATGAGCGTCTTGAAAGATGGCGTCGACTACGAGAATCCAGACTTTGAGTCGTCCGTGACGATGGACCTTCTCATTTACGTGGGCGAATTCGATCCGGAGAACAAGGACAAGTACACACCGGTGAAGACGATGCCCGACTGGAaggccgtcgtcggcgtcacgTCGCTGCCTCCGCACCTAGAGGCGTTTCTGTACAAGATGCGCAAGCGGGAATCGGCGGCGTGCCGGGTGCGCAGCGACCTGATCTGCGACGCCGTGCCGGAGTTCGCCATCCCGTCCAGCGCCGAGCGAGGCCACTGCGATGTCACATACGTGGTCGAGATCAGCGAGCTGAGCCGTGTCAAGACGTATGATTTCATCGGAGAAGCCAAGGTTGCTGAGGGGGAGAAGCGCAAGAACAGTGGAAACGACGCGTTCAAAGCCGGCAAGCTGGACCTGGCGGAGCGCTTCTACCGTCGCGCGATGGAGTTCATCGGGCAAGACTACGGCTTCGATGACACCGTTAAGCCGGAATGCCATCGTGTACGCATCGGCGTGATGGGAAAcctcgcgcaggtgctgctgatgcgcaaCAAGTACGCCGAGTCCGCTGACTTCTCACGGAAGGTGCTAAGCCTCGACTCCAGCAACACGAAGGCGCTCTTTCGCCTGGCGAAGGCGCTGGACGGACTGCAGGACTGGGACGACGCTTTGAAGTGTGTCACTGACATCCTCGCCATCGACCCTGGGAATGCCGACGCGGCCAGCTTGAAGGTGCGACTCATGCAGGAGCAGAGGGCCTTCGACCAAAAGCAGAAGTCCATGTTCAAGAAGATGTTCGCCTAGAGGGCTGCTCAAGCGTGGCCGCggagaacac contains the following coding sequences:
- a CDS encoding peptidylprolyl isomerase-like protein encodes the protein MSDRPISSSASAVSEASQPPMEVAYPLNEEVEVPGTDGGLYKTVLVEGAGSQPVKGAKVTVHYVGTLLDGTKFDSSRDRGDCFEFTLGRGQVIKGWDKGVSTMRIGEKALLRCSPEYAYGVAGSPPTIPANATLLFEVELFHWTREVDISAAKDKSLMMSVLKDGVDYENPDFESSVTMDLLIYVGEFDPENKDKYTPVKTMPDWKAVVGVTSLPPHLEAFLYKMRKRESAACRVRSDLICDAVPEFAIPSSAERGHCDVTYVVEISELSRVKTYDFIGEAKVAEGEKRKNSGNDAFKAGKLDLAERFYRRAMEFIGQDYGFDDTVKPECHRVRIGVMGNLAQVLLMRNKYAESADFSRKVLSLDSSNTKALFRLAKALDGLQDWDDALKCVTDILAIDPGNADAASLKVRLMQEQRAFDQKQKSMFKKMFA